From a single Rosa rugosa chromosome 7, drRosRugo1.1, whole genome shotgun sequence genomic region:
- the LOC133719906 gene encoding GDSL esterase/lipase LTL1-like, translated as MHTNTMLAFWVALVLLVACAGRQAEARAFFVFGDSLVDNGNNDYLVTTARADSYPYGIDYPTHIPTGRFSNGLNIPDLISESIGSEPTLPYLSPHLTGQNLLVGANFASAGIGILNDTGFQFLNIIRITKQLEYFEQYQTRVSALIGPDQTQSLVNGALVLITLGGNDFVNNYYLVPYSARSRQYSLPDYVVYLISEYRKILNRLYELGARQVLVTGTGPLGCVPAELAMHSRNGECSVELQRAASLFNPQLVQMISSLNSDLGSNVFIAANAYQMHMDFVSNPGAYGFVTSKIACCGQGPYNGIGLCTPLSNLCPNRDLYAFWDPFHPSEKANRIIVQQILTGTEEYMHPMNLSTMLALDNSRT; from the exons ATGCATACAAACACAATGTTGGCTTTTTGGGTTGCTTTGGTCCTGCTGGTTGCTTGTGCTGGTCGTCAAGCCGAGGCACGAGCATTCTTTGTTTTCGGAGATTCGCTGGTGGACAATGGCAACAATGACTACTTGGTCACCACTGCCCGGGCCGACTCGTACCCTTATGGGATCGACTACCCGACTCACATACCAACCGGACGGTTTTCTAATGGCCTCAACATACCAGACCTCATCA GTGAGTCAATTGGGTCAGAACCCACATTGCCATACTTGAGTCCTCACCTCACTGGACAAAACCTACTTGTTGGTGCCAACTTTGCTTCTGCTGGGATTGGAATCCTCAATGACACTGGATTCCAGTTT CTTAACATAATCAGAATCACCAAGCAACTGGAGTACTTCGAACAATACCAGACAAGGGTGAGTGCCCTAATCGGACCTGATCAGACTCAAAGCCTTGTGAACGGAGCCCTGGTCCTTATAACCCTTGGTGGAAATGACTTTGTGAACAACTACTACTTGGTTCCCTACTCTGCTAGGTCTCGCCAATACTCTCTCCCAGACTACGTCGTCTACCTCATCTCTGAGTATCGCAAAATCCTCAAC AGGCTGTACGAACTGGGAGCCCGTCAAGTCCTGGTCACAGGCACAGGACCACTAGGCTGTGTCCCCGCCGAGCTTGCCATGCATAGCCGAAACGGGGAGTGCTCCGTCGAGCTCCAACGCGCTGCCTCGCTCTTCAACCCGCAGCTAGTCCAAATGATCAGCTCGCTCAACAGCGATCTCGGGTCCAACGTCTTCATTGCCGCAAACGCCTACCAAATGCACATGGATTTCGTTAGTAACCCCGGCGCCTACGGGTTTGTAACATCAAAGATAGCCTGTTGTGGCCAAGGACCTTACAATGGGATCGGACTATGCACACCCCTTTCGAACCTGTGCCCGAACCGAGACTTGTACGCGTTTTGGGATCCGTTCCATCCTTCGGAGAAGGCTAATAGGATCATTGTGCAGCAAATCCTGACCGGGACCGAAGAGTACATGCACCCCATGAACCTCAGTACTATGTTGGCCTTGGACAACTCTAGGACTTAG